The DNA sequence CGCCGCGGCGGTGGCGACCCGGCCGCGCGGCGTGCGGGCGAGCATGCCCGCGCGCACCAGGTAGGGCTCGCAGACCTCCTCGACCGTGGTGGGTTCCTCACCCACCGCGACGGCCAGGGTGGAGACGCCGACCGGGCCGCCGCCGAACGAACGGACCAACGCGCCCAGGACCGCCCGGTCCAACCGGTCCAGGCCCAGCTCGTCCACGTCGTAGACCTTCAGGGCGTCACGGGCGACCTCCAGGGTCACCGCGCCGTCCGCGCGCACCTCTGCGTAGTCCCGAACCCGCCGGAGCAGGCGGTTCGCGATGCGGGGCGTGCCCCGGGACCGGCCCGCGATCTCCCGGCCACCGTCCTCGCGCAGGTCGACGCCGAGGATGCGGGCCGACCGGCGGACGATCAGCTCCAGCTCCTCGGGGCTGTAGAACTCCATGTGGCCGGTGAAGCCGAACCGGTCGCGCAGCGGGCCGGTGAGCGCGCCGGACCGGGTCGTCGCGCCGACCAGCGTGAACGGGGCGATGTCGAGGGGGATGCTGGTCGCGCCGGGGCCCTTGCCGACGACCACGTCGACCCGGAAGTCCTCCATCGCCAGGTACAGCATCTCCTCGGCGGGGCGGGCCATCCGGTGGATCTCGTCGATGAACAGCACGTCGCCCTCGACCAGGTTCGACAGCATCGCGGCCAGGTCGCCCGCGCGTTCGAGGGCGGGGCCGGAGGTGATGCGCAGGGACGCGCCCAGCTCGGCGGCGATGATCATGGCGAGGCTGGTCTTGCCCAGGCCGGGCGGTCCGGACAGCAGCACGTGGTCGGGCGGCGCGCCGCGCTGCATCGCGCCGCGCAGGACCAGTTCGAGCTGTTCGCGGACCTTGGGCTGGCCGACGAACTCGTGCAGGTCCTTCGGCCGGAGCGTGGTCTCGAGGTCGCGTTCGGCCGGGTCGGGCAGCGGGTTGAGGGTGTCCTCTTCGTAGTTCATCGCTTGCGGCCCAGGGTGGCCAGGGAGCGGCGCAGGACTTCGGACGTGCCCAGCGCGCCGTCGGCGGCCAGCACGGCGTCCACGGCCTGTTCGGCCTGCTTGGCCGGGAAGCCGAGGCCGAGCAGGGCCTCGGTGACCTGCGCGCGGACCTGGCCGGTGTCGCCGGTGGCGCTCGGTGCGGGCGCGAGCGCGCCGACCTTGTCGCGGAGCTCGATGATGAGCCGTTCCGCGCCCTTGCGGCCGATGCCCGGGACCTGGGTGAGGACGGTGATGTTGCCCTCGGCGAGGGCCGCGCGCAGCTTGTCGGGTTCGAGGACGGCCAGGGTCGCCAGGGCCAGCCGGGGGCCGATGCCGGACACCGTCTGCAACAGCCCGAACAGCTCGCGCGCCTCGGTGTCGGCGAAGCCGAAGAGGGTCAGCGAGTCCTCGCGGACCACCAGCGACGTGGCCAGGTGGGTCTCCTCGCCCCGGCGCAGGGTGGCCAGCGTGGCGGGGGTGGCCTGCACGGCGTACCCGACGCCGCCGACCTCGACTACGACGTGGTCGAGCCCGATGGACAGCACCTGCCCGCGCAGCGACGAGATCACTGACCCCCACCTCCGGTCTTCCCTGCTCCGGCCGACGTCGACCGGGCCCCCATCTTGGCCGCCCCAGCCGACCCGGCCTCACCCGACCCGGCCTCACCCGGCATGGCCTTGGCCCTCGCCGCGGGGCTCGCGGCCTTCCCCGCCGGGCCGGCGATCGGCTCGGACCCGGTCTTCGCGTCGGCGACCGACCCGGCCGCCGTCCTCACCCCGGCCTGCGCCGCCGCTCGGGTCGATGACCGTGCCGCCGCCGGAGTGGTCGCCGGCTTCGGGCTGCTCGACGCCTTGGCGCCGGCCTGCGCCAGCCGCGCGCGGTGGGTCCGGGCGATCTCGGCGGCCCGAGCCTGCGCCTCCTCCAACCGCGACCGCATGGGCGCGCGCCACAGGTGGCAGATGGCCAGGGCGAGCGCATCGGCGGCGTCGGCGGGCTTCGGCGCGGTCTTCAGGCCGAGCAGCTTGGTCACCATGGCGGTCACCTGGGCCTTGTCCGCACGACCCGAGCCGGTCACCGCCGCCTTGACCTCGCTCGGCGTGTGGAACACCACCGGCAACCCCCGCCGCGCGGCCGACAGCGCGACGACACCACCCGCCTGCGCCGTCCCCATCGCGGTTCGGACGTTGTGCTGGCTGAACACCCGCTCGATGGCCACCACCTGCGGCGAGTACCGGTCCAGCCACTGCTCCACGGCGTCGGAGAGCTGGAGCAGCCGCACGGCCAGGTCGGCGTCGGCCGGTGTGCGCACGACGTCCACGGCGACCGGCCGCACGGTGCGACCCGCACCGCCGTCGACCACCCCGAACCCGCACCGGGTCAAGCCGGGGTCGACTCCGAACACGCGCACGCTGGTCCCCTCGTCCGCCGGCGAACACCAGTTCGAAACCTTAGAGGGTGGGCACGGCCAACGGCCCGAGTGACACGC is a window from the Saccharothrix saharensis genome containing:
- the ruvB gene encoding Holliday junction branch migration DNA helicase RuvB; the encoded protein is MNYEEDTLNPLPDPAERDLETTLRPKDLHEFVGQPKVREQLELVLRGAMQRGAPPDHVLLSGPPGLGKTSLAMIIAAELGASLRITSGPALERAGDLAAMLSNLVEGDVLFIDEIHRMARPAEEMLYLAMEDFRVDVVVGKGPGATSIPLDIAPFTLVGATTRSGALTGPLRDRFGFTGHMEFYSPEELELIVRRSARILGVDLREDGGREIAGRSRGTPRIANRLLRRVRDYAEVRADGAVTLEVARDALKVYDVDELGLDRLDRAVLGALVRSFGGGPVGVSTLAVAVGEEPTTVEEVCEPYLVRAGMLARTPRGRVATAAAWLHLGLQPPANAPGEAMRSLFDDATE
- the ruvA gene encoding Holliday junction branch migration protein RuvA, encoding MISSLRGQVLSIGLDHVVVEVGGVGYAVQATPATLATLRRGEETHLATSLVVREDSLTLFGFADTEARELFGLLQTVSGIGPRLALATLAVLEPDKLRAALAEGNITVLTQVPGIGRKGAERLIIELRDKVGALAPAPSATGDTGQVRAQVTEALLGLGFPAKQAEQAVDAVLAADGALGTSEVLRRSLATLGRKR